The Halomicronema hongdechloris C2206 genome includes a window with the following:
- a CDS encoding serine hydrolase, with protein sequence MVWVGSESRWVAKAGIGGLVLAACYPLVLRAMSLAPSSHVQTRDLPQSLGPAETGLAPVRLISLPGTTQMAIAADPLSPAIQWWRPPSDTLARDAYGLARRLAAQAVAMQVGRGNGQFVWQRQAFLWRAAIAQLQTIPPTSPLATLASHEQRLYATRLAAVTARLEAVEADVLGQIAGRLGSPRIVRISVCPLMGTCRHHQGQVPPASPASLIKMPIAFVLLQQVAATASDLGDSIYIDPHNFTENGAQARIFVDRHYSLGQVMARMIDESNNIATNQLIDYLGWATLNLALQQQGFATIQVRTKLVGAETSPTQNMGWAANTLTTAELTDLMRSVYARRVPGAEHLIRALATQTHRDFGYEALRAFPAQRVAWLGEKTGQNSQVIGSTLAVRVDGQVYLLTVTLDRSGNQRRLRQILRDVVSYLLYREPLLGSPLAQGS encoded by the coding sequence ATGGTCTGGGTTGGGAGCGAGTCGCGATGGGTAGCCAAGGCAGGGATCGGGGGGCTGGTGTTGGCCGCCTGCTATCCCCTGGTGCTCAGGGCCATGTCTTTGGCCCCCTCCAGTCATGTCCAGACCCGCGATTTGCCACAGTCTCTAGGCCCAGCAGAAACAGGGCTGGCTCCGGTGAGATTGATCTCGCTGCCAGGGACAACACAGATGGCCATCGCGGCTGATCCCTTGAGTCCAGCCATCCAGTGGTGGCGACCCCCATCGGATACCTTGGCCCGCGATGCCTATGGTCTTGCCCGCCGGTTGGCAGCTCAGGCGGTGGCCATGCAAGTAGGGCGGGGCAACGGACAGTTCGTCTGGCAACGGCAGGCCTTTCTCTGGCGAGCTGCGATCGCACAGTTGCAAACTATCCCTCCCACCTCCCCATTGGCCACCCTAGCCAGCCATGAGCAGCGTCTCTACGCAACTCGCCTGGCAGCGGTGACAGCGCGCCTGGAGGCCGTCGAAGCCGATGTGCTGGGGCAGATTGCAGGGCGCTTAGGATCGCCTAGGATCGTGCGCATCAGTGTTTGTCCACTGATGGGGACTTGCCGGCATCACCAAGGCCAAGTTCCCCCGGCCAGCCCGGCCAGTCTGATTAAGATGCCCATCGCCTTCGTGCTCCTGCAGCAGGTAGCCGCGACGGCTAGCGATCTGGGCGACTCGATCTATATTGATCCCCACAACTTCACGGAAAATGGGGCCCAGGCCCGCATCTTCGTGGACCGTCATTATTCCTTAGGTCAGGTCATGGCCCGCATGATCGATGAAAGCAACAACATCGCCACCAATCAGTTAATCGACTATTTGGGCTGGGCTACCTTGAATCTAGCACTGCAGCAGCAGGGCTTCGCCACCATCCAGGTGCGCACCAAGCTGGTGGGGGCCGAGACCTCCCCCACCCAGAACATGGGCTGGGCCGCCAATACCCTGACCACGGCGGAGCTGACGGACCTGATGCGGTCTGTATATGCCCGTCGGGTGCCGGGGGCCGAGCACCTGATTCGAGCCCTAGCCACCCAAACCCATCGTGACTTTGGCTATGAGGCGCTGAGGGCGTTTCCGGCGCAGCGGGTGGCCTGGCTGGGGGAGAAGACCGGCCAAAATTCTCAGGTGATTGGTTCGACCTTAGCAGTGCGGGTTGATGGTCAGGTTTACCTGCTGACAGTCACCCTAGATCGCAGCGGTAATCAGCGGCGGCTGCGGCAAATTCTGCGGGATGTGGTCAGTTATCTGCTCTACCGAGAGCCGCTGTTAGGGTCGCCCCTAGCCCAGGGCTCCTGA
- the radA gene encoding DNA repair protein RadA, with the protein MAKSRSLYVCNQCGAESSQYFGRCPVCHSWNALVEQPLSPQTGTGPRPASRRHKAKADPAQPRQAIPLDQVTEHPQARLGSGYRELDRVLGGGIVPGSLVLLGGDPGIGKSTLLLQVAQQLAATTSVLYVCAEESGQQLKLRWQRLTAAGSAPRDQQASLGSQLYLLPETDLETILLELESLQPTIAIIDSIQALYYGALTSAPGSVAQVRECTSALMQLAKRQTTSLFIVGHVTKEGAIAGPKVLEHLVDTVLYFEGDRFASHRLLRSVKNRFGATHELGVFEMRDRGLAEVKNPSALFLSNRDQPVPGISTIVACEGTRPLVVEIQSLVSPTSYSSPRRSATGIEFNRLLQILAVLEKRLGIPLSKLDAYVASSGGLSVGEPAADLGVAVAVVASFRDRMVDPGLVLIGEVGLGGQVRPISQMELRLKEAAKLGFTRAIVPQGQGMSQPPLEVIPVGRVIDAIATALTPANPDSNGHNSSGALG; encoded by the coding sequence ATGGCTAAATCTCGCTCTCTCTACGTTTGTAACCAGTGTGGGGCCGAGTCCTCTCAGTACTTTGGCCGCTGTCCTGTCTGCCACAGTTGGAACGCCCTAGTGGAGCAACCTCTGTCGCCCCAAACTGGGACGGGCCCTCGTCCGGCCAGCCGCCGTCACAAAGCTAAGGCTGACCCGGCCCAGCCACGGCAAGCGATTCCTCTGGACCAGGTGACCGAACATCCCCAAGCCCGTCTGGGATCAGGCTACCGGGAATTGGATCGGGTGCTGGGGGGTGGCATCGTACCAGGGTCTCTGGTGTTGCTGGGAGGCGATCCTGGCATCGGCAAATCCACCTTGCTGCTACAGGTGGCCCAACAGCTAGCGGCCACCACCTCGGTGTTATACGTCTGTGCGGAAGAATCTGGGCAACAACTGAAACTGCGTTGGCAACGGTTAACGGCGGCAGGCTCTGCCCCTCGGGATCAGCAGGCTTCATTGGGATCACAGCTCTACTTACTGCCAGAGACCGATTTGGAAACCATCCTGCTGGAGCTGGAGTCCCTGCAGCCCACCATCGCCATCATCGACAGCATTCAGGCGCTATATTACGGTGCTTTGACGTCGGCTCCGGGCTCGGTGGCTCAGGTGCGGGAATGCACCTCAGCCTTGATGCAGTTGGCCAAACGCCAGACAACGTCTCTATTTATCGTGGGTCATGTGACTAAGGAGGGGGCGATTGCCGGCCCCAAGGTGCTGGAGCATTTGGTGGATACGGTGCTCTATTTCGAGGGGGATCGCTTCGCTAGCCATCGACTGCTGCGGTCGGTGAAGAACCGATTTGGCGCCACCCACGAATTGGGCGTATTTGAGATGCGTGATCGCGGCCTGGCAGAGGTTAAGAATCCCTCGGCCCTGTTCTTGAGTAATCGGGATCAGCCGGTGCCGGGGATCTCCACCATCGTTGCCTGTGAGGGCACTCGGCCTTTGGTGGTGGAAATTCAGTCCCTGGTGAGTCCCACCAGCTATAGTTCTCCTCGGCGCTCGGCTACGGGCATTGAGTTTAATCGGTTGCTCCAGATTCTGGCGGTGCTGGAGAAGCGATTGGGCATTCCCCTCTCGAAGCTCGATGCCTATGTGGCCTCCTCGGGGGGGCTGAGTGTAGGGGAACCGGCGGCGGATCTGGGTGTCGCCGTGGCGGTGGTGGCCAGCTTTCGCGATCGCATGGTGGATCCAGGGCTGGTGTTAATCGGCGAGGTGGGCCTGGGCGGGCAGGTGCGACCCATTTCCCAGATGGAGTTGCGGCTGAAAGAAGCGGCTAAGTTGGGCTTTACTCGGGCCATCGTGCCCCAGGGCCAGGGCATGAGTCAGCCGCCCCTAGAGGTGATTCCGGTGGGACGGGTGATCGATGCGATCGCAACTGCCCTCACCCCCGCCAACCCAGACAGCAACGGCCATAACAGCTCAGGAGCCCTGGGCTAG
- a CDS encoding beta-ketoacyl-ACP synthase III yields MVQANLVGVSITGSGSAQLSRALSNDQLSQIVDTSDEWIASRTGIRQRYIAETQQSLSHIAAEAGRQALAMAKLPPESVQLIILATSTPDDLFGSACQVQTLLGATHAVAFDLTAACSGFVFSLVTAAQYLRQGVYQNVLVIGADILSRWTDWSDRRTCILFGDGAGAVVMQASDVDGLLGFELCSDGRLNGCLKLSYQSEPLEIVEGIQGQQGTFQPITMNGREVYKFAVSRVPEVLEKALFRAGKTPRDIDWLVLHQANQRILDAVAERLEVPSERVVSNMACHGNTSAASIPLALDEVVRAGKVRPSDLIATAGFGAGLTWGAAIFEWAAGPA; encoded by the coding sequence ATGGTGCAAGCTAATTTGGTGGGGGTTTCGATTACAGGTAGTGGGTCAGCCCAATTGTCTAGAGCGCTGAGCAATGATCAGCTGAGCCAAATTGTCGATACCTCCGATGAATGGATCGCCAGCCGCACCGGTATCCGCCAGCGCTACATTGCTGAGACGCAACAATCCCTCAGTCATATTGCTGCTGAGGCCGGGCGTCAGGCCCTAGCCATGGCTAAACTGCCCCCTGAGTCGGTACAGCTCATTATTCTGGCCACCTCAACCCCAGACGATCTATTCGGCAGTGCTTGTCAAGTGCAGACCCTCCTAGGGGCAACCCATGCAGTGGCCTTTGATTTGACGGCAGCCTGCTCTGGCTTTGTATTTTCCTTGGTGACAGCTGCCCAATACCTCCGCCAGGGTGTGTATCAGAATGTGCTTGTTATCGGGGCTGATATCTTGTCCCGGTGGACGGATTGGAGCGACCGTCGTACCTGCATCTTGTTTGGCGATGGAGCTGGAGCCGTAGTGATGCAGGCGAGTGATGTCGATGGGTTGCTGGGCTTCGAACTCTGTAGTGACGGCCGCCTCAACGGTTGTTTGAAGCTATCCTATCAGTCGGAGCCGCTAGAGATAGTAGAGGGTATTCAGGGGCAACAGGGAACCTTTCAACCCATCACTATGAATGGCCGCGAGGTCTATAAATTTGCCGTGAGTCGAGTGCCAGAGGTGCTGGAAAAAGCTCTCTTTCGAGCTGGCAAAACCCCTAGAGATATTGACTGGTTAGTACTGCACCAAGCCAATCAGCGGATTTTAGATGCTGTGGCTGAGCGCTTAGAGGTACCTTCAGAGCGGGTGGTGAGCAACATGGCCTGCCATGGTAATACCTCGGCGGCATCCATCCCATTAGCCTTAGATGAAGTGGTGAGAGCGGGCAAAGTACGGCCTAGTGATTTAATAGCAACGGCCGGATTTGGCGCTGGACTGACTTGGGGCGCTGCCATCTTTGAGTGGGCTGCTGGCCCTGCCTAA
- a CDS encoding UbiA prenyltransferase family protein encodes MGTHRGIAISSPNRATLCASTTVSRGDLGLPRRFPPFLHFYAHYRPQSPRLHPFQTPWCWLYALWKFSRPHTIIGTSFSVLGLFAIAAATIPAPAIAWGELAWAWLACLGGNLYIVGLNQIQDIEIDRINKPPPPPGIRGIFPPRWLVAGRRSCDRGPGA; translated from the coding sequence ATGGGAACGCACCGAGGGATTGCGATTTCAAGCCCTAATCGTGCCACCCTATGTGCTAGTACAACAGTCTCCAGAGGCGACCTAGGCCTACCTAGGCGATTCCCCCCTTTCCTGCACTTCTATGCCCACTATCGCCCCCAATCACCCCGCCTGCATCCCTTCCAGACGCCCTGGTGTTGGCTCTATGCCCTGTGGAAGTTCTCGCGACCCCATACCATTATCGGCACCAGTTTCAGCGTGCTGGGGTTGTTTGCCATCGCCGCCGCTACCATCCCCGCCCCTGCCATCGCTTGGGGGGAGTTGGCCTGGGCCTGGTTGGCCTGTTTGGGGGGCAATCTCTACATTGTCGGCCTGAATCAGATTCAGGATATCGAGATCGATCGCATCAATAAGCCCCCACCTCCCCCTGGCATCCGGGGAATTTTCCCGCCGCGATGGCTGGTGGCTGGTAGGCGCAGCTGTGATCGTGGCCCTGGGGCCTAG
- a CDS encoding lysophospholipid acyltransferase family protein, whose protein sequence is MGRDREPRISLLLYHLFKWSVVSPVFHGYFRGRIYGAEQVPRRGKVIVVANHASDFDPPIVSNCVGRPVAYMAKEELFRVPILGQAIRLYGAYPVKRGAADRNAIRAALAQLERGWAVGIFLQGTRTRDGRIPGPKLGAALLAAKAEAPLLPVCLWGSHRIFPKGGRGPRPVPLTVRIAAPIAPPPSSDRVTLQAVTEHCTQVIHDLHDQGR, encoded by the coding sequence ATGGGGCGCGATCGTGAACCCCGGATTAGCCTGCTGCTCTATCACCTGTTTAAGTGGTCGGTGGTGAGCCCGGTTTTCCATGGTTATTTTCGAGGCCGTATCTACGGGGCCGAGCAGGTGCCCCGGCGGGGCAAGGTAATCGTGGTGGCCAATCACGCTAGTGATTTCGATCCTCCAATCGTGTCTAACTGTGTGGGGCGCCCTGTGGCTTACATGGCCAAGGAAGAGCTGTTTCGGGTGCCGATCTTAGGTCAGGCGATTCGTCTGTATGGGGCCTATCCAGTCAAGCGGGGCGCGGCCGATCGCAACGCCATTCGAGCCGCTTTAGCTCAGTTGGAGCGGGGCTGGGCGGTGGGAATCTTCTTGCAGGGAACTCGCACCCGAGATGGACGCATCCCAGGCCCAAAGCTGGGGGCGGCACTGTTGGCGGCAAAGGCTGAAGCTCCGTTGTTGCCGGTGTGTCTCTGGGGTAGCCATCGGATTTTTCCCAAGGGGGGTAGGGGCCCTCGACCGGTGCCGTTGACTGTTCGTATCGCGGCTCCCATTGCACCACCGCCATCCTCAGATCGGGTGACGCTACAGGCGGTAACGGAGCACTGTACTCAGGTGATTCATGACTTGCATGATCAGGGCCGGTAA
- the plsX gene encoding phosphate acyltransferase PlsX yields the protein MGATRARIAVDAMGGDHAPAEVVTGAIRAKAELGVDILLVGDPDQIYAATPQPGNLDQLELVPAEGTIAMDEEPLSSLRRKPKASINVAMDLVKRKRADAVVSAGHSGAAMAAALLRLGRLKGIDRPAIGAVFPTVIADKSVLILDVGANVDCRPKFLEQFAVMGTIYSRYVLGVEQPTIGLLNIGEESSKGNDLAVRVHQMLQENPAVPFIGNAEGRDVLSGQFDVVVCDGFVGNVLLKFAEAVGEAVLNILREELPQGLRGKAGTMMLKPNLRRIKQRVDHAEHGGALLLGVAGIAVISHGSSQAPSIFNAIRLAKEAVDHEVLQRIQAQYQKVAMPAADGE from the coding sequence ATGGGAGCAACTCGGGCACGAATCGCAGTCGATGCGATGGGTGGAGACCACGCGCCGGCTGAAGTAGTCACTGGCGCCATCCGGGCTAAGGCGGAGTTAGGGGTCGACATCTTACTGGTTGGAGATCCTGACCAAATTTATGCCGCCACTCCTCAGCCCGGGAATTTAGATCAGCTAGAGTTGGTTCCAGCGGAAGGCACCATTGCCATGGACGAAGAGCCGCTCAGTTCTCTGCGGCGTAAGCCCAAGGCATCCATTAATGTTGCCATGGACCTAGTGAAGCGGAAGCGGGCCGACGCGGTGGTTTCGGCAGGGCACTCCGGTGCTGCCATGGCAGCAGCATTATTGCGGCTAGGCCGATTAAAGGGCATTGATCGACCTGCCATTGGGGCCGTTTTCCCCACCGTAATAGCAGATAAGTCAGTGTTAATCCTAGATGTGGGGGCCAATGTAGACTGTCGGCCCAAATTTCTAGAGCAGTTTGCCGTCATGGGGACGATCTATTCCCGCTATGTGTTGGGGGTCGAGCAGCCCACGATAGGTCTCTTGAATATTGGCGAAGAATCTAGCAAGGGCAATGATCTGGCCGTGCGGGTGCATCAGATGCTCCAGGAAAACCCGGCCGTGCCCTTCATTGGCAATGCCGAAGGGCGAGATGTGCTGTCGGGCCAGTTTGATGTGGTTGTGTGTGATGGCTTCGTCGGCAATGTCTTGCTGAAGTTTGCCGAAGCCGTTGGGGAGGCTGTTTTAAATATCCTGCGCGAGGAACTGCCCCAGGGGCTACGGGGCAAGGCTGGTACGATGATGCTTAAGCCCAATCTGCGTCGGATCAAGCAACGGGTAGATCATGCTGAGCATGGGGGTGCTCTATTATTAGGAGTTGCCGGTATTGCGGTGATTAGTCATGGCAGTTCCCAAGCCCCCTCTATCTTCAATGCGATTCGCCTGGCCAAGGAAGCCGTTGATCATGAAGTACTGCAGCGAATTCAGGCCCAATATCAAAAAGTTGCCATGCCGGCTGCGGATGGGGAGTAA
- the fabD gene encoding ACP S-malonyltransferase, translating to MTKTAWVFPGQGSQVIGMGADLAAVPLAMTHLQEAEDILGWSVLAVSQSEENKLANTLYTQPCLYVIECILMDLLKQQGWQPDLVAGHSLGEYVALYGADVFEFGTGLQLVKRRAELMSQASDGMMAALMGFDRDELIASLEQTADAVLANDNNPGQVVISGTPAAVESVMTKVKAKRAVPLKVSGAFHSPLMADAAAEFESALEPVAFAAATVPVLSNVEPTPSQDAEGLKQRLRQQMTEPVRWREISLQLPQLGIERVIEVGPGNVLTGLIKRTCKSLTLLNVGTLAQVQGLVK from the coding sequence ATGACCAAGACTGCATGGGTATTCCCCGGACAGGGATCGCAGGTAATAGGTATGGGGGCTGATTTGGCTGCCGTGCCCTTGGCAATGACTCACTTGCAAGAAGCCGAGGATATCTTAGGCTGGTCGGTACTGGCAGTCAGCCAGAGCGAAGAGAATAAGCTGGCTAATACCCTCTATACCCAACCTTGCCTATACGTGATCGAATGTATTCTGATGGATTTGCTCAAGCAGCAGGGATGGCAGCCAGACTTGGTAGCTGGCCATAGTTTGGGAGAATATGTGGCTCTCTATGGGGCCGATGTATTTGAGTTTGGCACTGGGTTGCAGCTGGTGAAGCGGCGGGCAGAGCTGATGAGCCAGGCCTCTGATGGCATGATGGCGGCATTGATGGGCTTCGATCGCGATGAGTTGATTGCCAGTTTAGAGCAAACGGCGGATGCTGTTTTAGCCAATGACAACAACCCGGGACAGGTGGTGATCTCAGGCACCCCGGCCGCCGTCGAATCGGTGATGACGAAAGTCAAGGCCAAGCGAGCAGTGCCCCTCAAGGTCAGTGGTGCTTTCCATTCCCCTTTAATGGCAGATGCGGCGGCAGAGTTTGAGTCAGCCTTAGAACCGGTGGCCTTTGCCGCAGCGACAGTACCTGTACTGTCGAATGTCGAGCCGACTCCCAGTCAGGATGCTGAAGGGTTGAAGCAGCGCCTACGGCAACAGATGACGGAGCCGGTACGGTGGCGGGAAATTTCCTTACAGTTGCCCCAGTTGGGGATCGAGCGGGTAATTGAAGTCGGACCTGGCAATGTGTTGACGGGGCTGATTAAGCGGACCTGTAAATCGCTGACATTGCTGAATGTGGGCACTTTGGCTCAGGTACAGGGGTTGGTTAAATAG
- the rpaB gene encoding response regulator transcription factor RpaB produces MENTKEKILVVDDEASIRRILETRLSMIGYDVVTAADGEEALDTFRSSHPDLVVLDVMMPKLDGYGVCQELRKESDIPIIMLTALGDVADRITGLELGADDYVVKPFSPKELEARIRSVLRRVDKTGGTGIPSSGVITVNTIRIDTNKRQVYKGDERIRLTGMEFSLLELLVSRSGEPFSRSEILQEVWGYTPERHVDTRVVDVHISRLRAKLEDDPSNPELILTARGTGYLFQRIVEPGEE; encoded by the coding sequence TTGGAAAACACAAAGGAAAAAATACTGGTCGTTGACGACGAAGCAAGCATTCGCCGCATCTTAGAAACCCGGTTGTCAATGATTGGCTACGATGTGGTGACGGCTGCAGATGGTGAAGAGGCGTTAGATACCTTTCGCTCCAGCCATCCAGACCTAGTGGTGCTGGATGTGATGATGCCCAAGTTAGATGGCTATGGCGTCTGCCAGGAACTGCGTAAAGAGTCAGATATCCCCATTATTATGCTCACAGCCCTAGGGGATGTGGCCGATCGTATCACCGGGCTAGAATTGGGAGCCGATGACTACGTCGTCAAGCCCTTTTCTCCCAAGGAACTGGAAGCCCGGATTCGATCCGTGCTGCGGCGGGTGGATAAAACCGGTGGCACTGGTATCCCCAGTTCTGGAGTGATCACCGTCAATACGATTCGCATCGATACCAATAAGCGCCAAGTCTACAAGGGGGACGAGCGGATTCGACTGACCGGCATGGAGTTTAGCCTTCTAGAACTCTTGGTCAGCCGCTCTGGTGAGCCCTTTTCTCGCTCTGAGATTTTGCAGGAAGTCTGGGGCTATACCCCAGAGCGTCACGTGGATACCCGGGTAGTGGATGTTCATATCTCTCGGCTCCGGGCCAAGCTAGAAGATGACCCCAGCAATCCTGAATTGATTCTCACTGCCCGCGGTACCGGCTACCTGTTCCAACGAATCGTGGAACCGGGCGAAGAGTAG
- the gatA gene encoding Asp-tRNA(Asn)/Glu-tRNA(Gln) amidotransferase subunit GatA, whose product MSLIRELHQQLVNKERSAVEITQEYLAQLEQLEPTVNSFLTVTGELALAQAQQVDVQLAAGESLGLLSGIPLGLKDNLCTHGIRTTCASKVLGNFVPPYESTVTQRLAQAGAICLGKTNLDEFAMGSSTENSAYQLTANPWDPQRVPGGSSGGSAAAVAAGECVAALGSDTGGSIRQPASFCGIVGLKPTYGRVSRYGLVAYASSLDQIGPLAYTVEDAAILLQAVAGHDSRDATSIPQPVPDYGQALRPRLNQRSKRRIGVIQETFGSGLDPVVQAAVEKAIQQLQELGAEIQVISCPRFRYGLPAYYIIAPSEASSNLARYDGVKYGLRTDDTSLMSMYTRTRAQGFGAEVKRRIMIGTYALSAGYYDAYYLKAQKVRTLIKQDFENAFNQVDVLVCPTSPTTAFQAGEKTDDPLGMYLSDLMTIPVNLAGLPAMSLPCGFDEQGLPIGLQLISNVLREDLLFEVGYAYEQATEWHRRRPRLNGPSNS is encoded by the coding sequence ATGTCCTTGATTCGCGAACTGCATCAGCAACTGGTCAATAAAGAACGCTCGGCAGTTGAGATTACCCAGGAATATCTGGCTCAGCTAGAGCAACTGGAACCCACCGTAAACAGCTTTTTGACCGTCACTGGCGAGCTAGCCTTGGCCCAAGCCCAACAGGTAGACGTCCAGCTCGCGGCCGGAGAGTCCCTGGGGTTACTCAGCGGCATCCCATTGGGATTGAAAGATAACCTCTGTACCCACGGCATCCGCACCACCTGTGCCTCCAAGGTGTTGGGCAATTTTGTCCCCCCTTACGAGTCCACCGTGACCCAACGCCTGGCCCAAGCGGGAGCCATCTGCCTGGGCAAGACCAATCTGGATGAGTTTGCCATGGGCAGCTCCACGGAGAATTCTGCCTATCAACTGACGGCTAATCCTTGGGATCCCCAACGGGTACCAGGAGGGTCTTCTGGAGGATCCGCCGCCGCCGTTGCCGCCGGCGAATGTGTAGCGGCCCTGGGGTCCGACACCGGCGGCTCCATTCGGCAGCCGGCCTCCTTTTGCGGCATCGTCGGGCTGAAGCCGACCTATGGTCGGGTGTCTCGCTATGGCCTGGTAGCCTATGCCTCTTCCCTCGATCAGATCGGTCCCCTGGCTTACACCGTCGAGGATGCTGCCATTCTGTTGCAGGCGGTTGCTGGCCACGATTCCCGGGATGCCACCAGTATTCCCCAACCGGTGCCCGACTACGGTCAGGCCCTGCGGCCTCGCCTGAACCAACGCAGCAAGCGACGCATCGGCGTGATTCAGGAGACCTTCGGCAGTGGCCTAGACCCGGTGGTGCAGGCAGCGGTAGAAAAGGCAATTCAGCAGTTGCAGGAGCTGGGGGCCGAGATTCAAGTCATTTCCTGTCCCCGCTTTCGCTATGGCCTACCGGCCTACTACATCATTGCCCCCTCTGAAGCCTCTTCCAACCTGGCCCGTTATGACGGCGTCAAGTATGGTCTGCGCACTGACGACACTAGTTTGATGTCGATGTACACCCGGACCCGAGCCCAGGGATTTGGGGCCGAGGTGAAACGGCGGATCATGATTGGCACCTACGCCCTCTCGGCAGGCTACTATGACGCCTACTATCTCAAGGCCCAGAAGGTACGGACCCTGATCAAACAAGACTTCGAGAATGCCTTCAATCAGGTGGATGTGTTGGTGTGTCCCACCTCGCCCACCACTGCCTTCCAGGCCGGTGAAAAAACCGATGATCCCCTGGGTATGTATCTGTCTGACTTGATGACGATCCCGGTAAACCTAGCCGGTTTGCCGGCCATGAGTTTGCCCTGCGGCTTTGATGAGCAAGGGTTGCCCATCGGCCTACAGCTCATCAGTAATGTGCTGCGGGAGGATCTGCTGTTCGAGGTGGGCTATGCCTATGAGCAGGCTACCGAGTGGCATCGCCGCCGCCCTCGCCTCAATGGTCCATCTAACAGCTGA
- a CDS encoding YqaA family protein, whose protein sequence is MLKRGYHWIAGLSHTPYGEAALFLIALAESSFFPIPPDVLLLALCAGQPQRSLRFAASCGIGSVLGGILGYTIGWIAFDSLGQPLLQLYDPQQDVFAQIETLYQTWGFWGVLAAAITPIPYKVFTIASGVFHFSLPQFILASLIGRNLRFFLVGGLMYWGGPRFQQWLEASFDTVAWSALAVMVIGIVAVHFL, encoded by the coding sequence ATGTTAAAGCGCGGCTACCACTGGATCGCTGGCCTGAGCCACACGCCCTATGGCGAGGCGGCTCTGTTTCTCATTGCCCTGGCGGAGTCCTCATTTTTCCCGATTCCCCCGGATGTGCTGCTATTGGCCCTCTGTGCTGGTCAGCCGCAACGCTCCCTACGCTTTGCTGCCAGCTGCGGCATCGGGTCAGTGCTAGGAGGCATCCTCGGCTATACCATCGGCTGGATAGCCTTCGACAGCCTGGGTCAACCCCTACTGCAGCTCTACGATCCCCAACAGGATGTCTTTGCCCAAATAGAAACGCTCTATCAAACCTGGGGCTTCTGGGGGGTATTGGCGGCGGCAATCACCCCCATCCCTTATAAGGTCTTTACCATTGCCTCTGGCGTGTTCCACTTCAGCCTGCCCCAGTTTATCTTGGCCTCCCTGATCGGCCGCAATCTCCGCTTTTTCCTGGTCGGCGGGTTGATGTATTGGGGCGGTCCTCGATTTCAGCAGTGGTTGGAAGCGTCCTTCGACACCGTCGCTTGGAGCGCTCTGGCGGTGATGGTAATCGGCATTGTCGCCGTACATTTCTTATAA
- a CDS encoding DUF2288 domain-containing protein, giving the protein MVDSAEWTWLQPHANRDAVVVVDQALDLVDVGVAIATDNVTSVDHWIGEQLLRKPTLDQLIRWERTEGLRFQALIVPPYVLVQQSPEAT; this is encoded by the coding sequence ATGGTGGATTCAGCTGAGTGGACTTGGTTGCAACCCCATGCCAATCGGGATGCCGTCGTTGTAGTCGATCAGGCTTTGGACTTGGTGGACGTAGGGGTTGCGATCGCAACGGACAATGTCACCTCCGTAGACCACTGGATTGGCGAACAACTGCTGCGAAAACCCACCCTAGACCAGCTGATCCGATGGGAACGCACCGAGGGATTGCGATTTCAAGCCCTAATCGTGCCACCCTATGTGCTAGTACAACAGTCTCCAGAGGCGACCTAG
- a CDS encoding UbiA family prenyltransferase: protein MVGAAVIVALGPRRGGGGYLFATVAISVVIGTAYSLPPIRLKRFAVWASACILVVRGVVVNLGLFLYFAAAQQSPGIPPIIWALTGFVVVFSVAIAIFKDIPDIEGDRQYNIRTFTVRLGQRTVFNLARGLLTLAYRRYDASGSLAANRQPSRASHGPWSGPRQLLVAESAGYLAPRPPADGSGFPIAAFTRSSGGSFSWNT, encoded by the coding sequence CTGGTAGGCGCAGCTGTGATCGTGGCCCTGGGGCCTAGGCGGGGGGGCGGGGGATATCTGTTTGCCACTGTTGCCATCAGTGTGGTCATCGGCACCGCCTACTCCCTGCCCCCTATACGGCTGAAGCGATTTGCCGTCTGGGCCTCGGCCTGCATCTTGGTGGTGCGCGGGGTGGTGGTGAATCTGGGGTTGTTTCTGTATTTCGCTGCCGCCCAGCAATCTCCAGGGATTCCCCCCATCATCTGGGCCTTGACCGGGTTTGTGGTGGTCTTTAGCGTTGCGATCGCAATTTTCAAAGACATCCCCGACATCGAAGGCGATCGTCAATATAATATCCGCACCTTTACCGTTCGCTTGGGGCAACGCACCGTCTTCAACCTAGCCCGCGGGTTACTCACCCTGGCTTACCGGCGGTATGATGCTAGCGGCTCCCTGGCTGCCAACCGTCAACCGTCTAGGGCTAGTCATGGCCCATGGTCTGGTCCTAGGCAGCTTTTGGTGGCTGAGTCAGCAGGTTATCTGGCCCCGCGCCCCCCCGCCGACGGCTCCGGTTTTCCTATCGCAGCTTTTACCAGATCATCTGGGGGTTCTTTTTCCTGGAATACGTGA